One stretch of Ananas comosus cultivar F153 linkage group 6, ASM154086v1, whole genome shotgun sequence DNA includes these proteins:
- the LOC109711952 gene encoding uncharacterized protein LOC109711952, with amino-acid sequence MASPTPPPHGVSEGFGGAQGPRRRPLGLVANAMKRKHGFVQLFLMTGILMMSLRSLGQKHRIHDLSGDTAELRVERDALARRMANLKDALRREADLDPSGALASHIRTLFHESE; translated from the coding sequence ATGGCGTCGCCCACTCCTCCTCCCCACGGCGTCAGCGAGGGCTTCGGAGGAGCGCAGGGGCCGCGGCGGAGGCCGCTAGGGCTCGTGGCGAACGCGATGAAGCGCAAGCACGGGTTCGTGCAGCTGTTCCTGATGACGGGGATCCTGATGATGAGCCTCCGATCCCTAGGGCAAAAGCACCGCATCCACGACCTCTCCGGCGACACCGCCGAGCTCCGGGTCGAGCGCGACGCCCTGGCCCGCCGCATGGCCAACCTCAAGGACGCCCTCCGCCGCGAGGCCGACCTCGACCCCTCCGGCGCCCTCGCCTCCCACATCCGCACCCTCTTCCACGAATCCGAATAG
- the LOC109711951 gene encoding phenylalanine--tRNA ligase alpha subunit, cytoplasmic, giving the protein MAEDALLGFLQTHDEISDSHDFAASLGVAHTDLENLIKSLKGFEIVDAKEITRDSWVLTEEGKSYVVNGSPEVQFFLAIPPEGISKAALREKLGADVYDVGSKSAAKNRWVGFDKEQITRKVESVKDDIKDLLKRIDNGEGLDDKVVNDLKRRKLITKHTWRGYSLRKGPKYVSKRKKAATDLTREHLQRGDWKDLEFKEYNLNAQGQPIQIGYLQPLLEVREEIQNIFLQIGFEEMPTNNFVESSFWNFDALFQPQQHPARDSHDTFFLKVPATTRQLPEDYVEKVKRVHESGGYGSKGYGYDWKRDEAEKNLLRTHTTAVSTRMLYMLAQQKTFSPKRYYSIDRVFRNEAVDRTHLAEFHQIEGLICDRGLTLGDLIGVLEDFFSRLGMSKLRFKPAYNPYTEPSMEIFSYHEGLKKWVEVGNSGMFRPEMLLPMGLPEDVNVIAWGLSLERPTMILYGIDNIRDLFGPKVDFNLIKSNPLCRLGLQ; this is encoded by the exons ATGGCGGAGGACGCCCTCCTAGGGTTCCTCCAAACCCACGATGAGATCTCCGACTCCCACGACTTCGCCGCCTCCCTCGGCGTCGCCCACACCGACCTCGAGAACCTCATCAAGAGCCTCAAGGGCTTCGAGATCGTCGACGCCAAG GAGATAACGAGGGATAGCTGGGTGCTCACCGAGGAGGGGAAATCGTATGTCGTGAACGGGTCGCCGGAGGTGCAGTTCTTCTTGGCTATACCTCCTGAGGGCATCTCGAAGGCGGCTCTCAGG GAGAAGTTGGGTGCTGATGTTTACGATGTAGGGAGCAAGTCGGCGGCGAAAAATAGATGGGTGGGTTTCGACAAAGAGCAAATTACTAGAAAG GTTGAAAGTGTAAAGGATGACATCAAAGATCTACTTAAAAGAATAGACAATGGGGAG GGTCTCGATGATAAGGTTGTTAATGATCTTAAGAGAAGAAAACTTATTACCAAACA CACATGGAGGGGTTATTCATTACGGAAAGGCCCCAAGTATGTTTCAAAGAGGAAAAAGGCTGCAACTGATCTGACTCGTGAACATCTTCAAAG ggGTGACTGGAAAGATCTTGAGTTTAAGGAGTATAACCTCAATGCTCAAGGACAACCTATCCAAATCGGCTATTTGCAACCATTACTTGAG GTTCGTGAGGAAATCCAGAATATCTTCCTCCAAATAGG CTTTGAGGAGATGCCAACTAACAACTTTGTTGAAAGCAG CTTTTGGAACTTTGATGCATTGTTCCAGCCCCAGCAGCACCCTGCTCGCGATTCACATGATACCTTTTTCCTCAAAG TTCCTGCCACTACAAGACAATTGCCTGAAGATTATGTTGAGAAGGTGAAGCGGGTTCACGAATCTGGTGGTTATGGGTCCAAAGG ATACGGATACGACTGGAAGCGGGATGAAGCGGAAAAAAACCTGCTTCGCACTCACACTACTGCTGTTTCTACAAGAATGCTTTATATGCTTGCTCAACag AAAACTTTTAGCCCCAAGAGATACTACTCCATAGACCGTGTTTTCCGTAACGAAGCAGTGGACCGAACTCATCTTGCAGAGTTTCATCAAATAGAGG GTCTTATCTGTGATCGTGGGCTGACCCTTGGAGATCTGATTGGAGTGTTGGAGGACTTCTTTTCACGCCTTG GCATGTCTAAGCTGCGATTCAAGCCCGCTTACAATCCTTATACTGAACCAAGCATGGAAATATTCAG TTACCACGAAGGGTTGAAGAAATGGGTGGAGGTGGGTAATTCTGGCATGTTCAGACCTGAAATGTTGCTCCCAATGGGGCTTCCAGAAGATGTCAACGTTATTGCATGGGGTCTTTCCCTTGAGAG ACCAACAATGATTTTATACGGGATTGACAACATCAGAGATCTCTTTGGACCGAag GTTGATTTCAATCTAATAAAGAGCAATCCTCTCTGCCGCTTGGGGCTGCAGTAA